The DNA region GAAAAAGTAGGCAGATATTGGAGGGGAGTAAAAACTTAAGAGAAAGGAACCAACACATGGTGAATTTCCCGCTTCTGTGGTTTTGGTCTGATTGTAGTCTCAGAACATCATGGGGTAGCTAAAACTCCAACAGAAAGCCTGCCATATTTTTAGCCTGAGGAACCAAGAGATGGAGTCTGGGGCAAGCATGACCACTGCAGGGAGTCttggagaggagagagcaggaaATGGACAATCCCAAATTCTGTATATGAACTCTGCATGTCAGCAGGTGAACCTTGAACCACAAATAGGCAAGCAAACTCAAGACAGCTAGCAACTTAAGGctaaaagaaaactgagatttgACCTCTATCAATCACAGGAGAAATATTACAGATTAAGTCTAATCAAGTtaattcctattaaaataaaaatactaactaACCTTCTAAAGAAGACCATAAAAGAATCAAGCATCTCCGTAGCATAACAATTACTATGTCCAAGATACAGTCCAAAATTTGGGGACATAAAAACAGCCAGGAAAATGTAACCCATTCTCAGGTGAAAAGGCAATCAATAGAAGCCAATCCTGAGATGActtagatgttggaattatcaacAGGGCTTTTAAAGCAGCTGTTATAACATGTTCAATGAGTGAATAAATAGTAAAAATctcaacagaaaaatacaaaacacttttttaaataaccaaatggaaattttagaactgaaaaatatatctatattaagAATATCTGGaatatggggctcctgggtggcacagcggttaagcgtctgccttcggctccgggcgtgatcccggcgttatgggtcgagccccacatcaggctcttccgctatgagcctgcttcttcctctcccactccccctgcttgtgttccctctctcgctggctgtctctatctctgtcaaataaataaataaaatcttaaaaaaaagaatatctggaATAAAAATATCTCTGAATGAAGTTAATTGAACCAAGAGATCATAGCAGAGAGAATCAGTGAATATAAATACcaatatgaaggaaaaatattgaaacaaagcaaaataaacaacaaaacgtTAAGGTGACAGTTTCAAAAGGCTTACACtggaatttcagaagaaaaaaagaaaaagaatgggtcAGAAAAAACagctgaagaaataatggcaaataACTTCACAAAATTTTGTGAAAGAcataaatttacagatttaaGAAGCCTATCAGACACCAAACAGGATAAATGACACATCATTGTCAACTacttaaaaacaatgaaaaagaaaatcttaaaagcagctagCAAAAAATGATGCATTGCATACAGGGAAACAATTCAAATTATCATGGGCTTTTTATCAGAAACTGTAGAGACCAGAAGACAGTAGAAAAGCATGTTTAAAGTGTTGAAGaacaaacacaaaattatatatcTAGTGGAAAGAGTCTTTcaagaatgaagacaaaataaagacattttcagataaaggaaaatgaagagaatatgTCACCAGCAGAACTGCACTTCAAGTTATGCTAACCAAAGTTCTTCAGGTTAAAGGAAAGAATTGGAGGGAAACCCAGATTTTCAGGAATGATTGAAGAGcactggaaatggtaaatatgtgggtGAATCTAAAAGTCTATTTATCctcttaactttaaaaaacacatgacTATATAaggcaaaaataacatttttgaagGTGTTATAATGTTTGTACATGTAGTACGTATGACAACTATAGCAGAAAAGATGGTGCGGAGTGGTAATTTAACCTCTAAAGTTGACATTTTTCTACCTtttatgtaaaatggaaaaatattaattctaaatTTACCATGAATAGTTaaggatatataaaataatgcaaagaagTATAGCTAAAAAGcccataaataaattaaatggaatTCTAAAGTATTCCCAATGGGAGATTCCTAGAACTGTTTTGGTCCTTtgttttttcacattctttttttttttttaattcatcaaatTCCCTTCAAatcccaattttttttccaaaagggtttttttaaatctatatacTAAACATTTTGGAGGTAAGATATTAATAAGTTAATATTGATGaagtaggcactattattatctacctttacagatgagaagattgagggaagtaacttgtccaagatcacacagctaataaatggtagaGCTGGGCACAGGAAGTCTGTCTTCACAGTACATGTTCTTAACTGTGACACTGACTGGCTCTCTCTCAAGCTCTCTAGAAAGGTCATCCAACTTCCTTGACATTatttcctagtattttatttctaccttattttaattttgtcccTCAATTTTCACTTTTACCTGAAGTTTCAGACTAATGAAAAGATTCTTGCCACTTCCagactccattttacagagggttCAATCCCTTAGGCATCCTAGCTTTGAGATTTGTGCAAGAATTCAGTTCCAGGGCTACACTTCTGGTCCTTGCCTGGGCACTAAAATCCAATTTCCTGGCCGTTAGGATTATATTTGGGAATAACACCATATTGGTCCGTTGTCATGACATAAGTTCATGTGCTTACTATcctgttttcttgtttccttttattttttacatttcattataatttttgttatatttttatctgGCATTTCTGTGTTTGGAACCATGGAGGTGGGAGCAAAGGAGTGTCCTTCAGTGTCATCTCAGTTCCAATGTTGGTGGAATTTCCACCTCTTGTTAGGTCCCTTCTAAGTTCTTCTTAGTATTTCCCTATCTCTGCCTCCAGTCACTTTGGTAGTATGGCTCAATCACTCTAAATTTCTTAATGATGCACAGTTTTGCAGTTTGTGAACCTAGAGGGGCAAGGCTCTCTCCTCTGTGTGACACTTAGGTGCTGGTAGAGGAAGGTTTCAGTCACTACTGTGTACTCTGACCCACTGTGCCTCTCCTACCCTCAGGCCCTGTTGCTGAATCTCATGGAACCAGATTTTTCTAATTTGATCATGAATTTGATTTCAATGGCTCTGTCATATCTCCCAGCTCCACTTGTGCTGGCATCCGTCCTTCCCTCCAGTCAGCACCTCTTCCAACCTTCAGAAGATTCAGTAGACACGAGTAGGTACTTGAACAGGGAGAAGGGTGGGGTGAAGAGGGGTGCCACCTCACTGCACTGTGACTTACCTAGTCAGCTCTGGCCCACCAAGTCCCACTGTTgatactaaaaagaaaacaaatcaaacatgtgatatgaattttgttttaaaagaataaattaaaacttttgtttcaaaaaaaataaatcatcgagttttattttattttttataataattttttattatgttatgttagtcaccatacagtatatccctagtttttgatgtaaagttccatgattcattacttgtgtataactaTACTTTtagggatcatttctatagtttgttttttCACATTCTAAACTACATGTTCATGGTGTCTTAAAAGCCAATTCCACATTAAGGGAGTATGATTTCAGGTATCATTCCAAATGGTAAAGAGTTGCCTCTGTGGCTAAATTTAATTTCTAAGTCTTTCTTAGAAAACTGTTAGATTGTAGAGGTCAAAATCATCAAGACACTAGAGAATAAAACAGATAACTTAGGGTAGAAGGAAAATCCTTTGTGAATAAAGCGGCAATAACTTCTGAACAAGTTTTTCAACTTaaactgaaaactagaaaattgcCATGATACACACAAACTAATTCCTCCCTCACTTCTTTTTTAGAGTATTATATGTGCAGACCAGAAATGTTACAGAGCAGGCGGTGAACTGGTAACATTTATCAAAAGAACTAATGACTTGTTATAAACTCTCAAGACGGACTTCCAGCATTAAGTTTACAGCTGCAGAAATGACTCTGTGTAGAATCTAGATGAATTCAAATAAAAGgcattctctcctttccctcatttCTACTCCGGCTTCAAGGCCAAAGCCACAGGTAGAGTCATTCAGCCAGGTTAGTAACTCCCACTCCTGCCCCAACATCTACTTGGTTGCACACCTTGGCCTGCTCATTCCCACCAGTTGCTAATCAACAGAAGACAGTTCTCAAAGGACCCACTGCTTCATCCTGGTCCAACAGATCATTGAAATAACTGTTATAGGCTTCTCAATACAGCTACTGCAGATCACAATCTGGTAGAGCCAGTAGAAAGCACCTGCCAGAGATGTCAGGGCCCAGGTTGGGATATCCACTGATAGCCACTAAGGgctttgttaaagaaaaaaattattcagacaCTTGTTAAAGATAGTAAGGCAGACTTCCAGGACCATTGTGATGGGTGTAAGGACCACTGTAATAGGATTTTGCCTTAGAGGAGAGAGACTGGGCTCAACTATGATTACaacaaggaaaaatgagaatttatagCCAAAGCGCAGGTTTGGGAGTCAGTAGATGGAAAATTACACTGAGTCACAACAACAACCATTGAATTTGGAGATTGTCAGAGGAGGTTTTAAATGATGTGTTTTAACCATTGGATAAGAAGAAACAGTTGATTGTGAAGAGTTGAGTGAGCAGTGCAGAAATGTAGAGGCAGGGATGAGGATACTTTGAAGAAGTTCGGTAGAAAAGAATGGCAGGACTGAAGGGGCTTTTAGAAGGGAGAATGAAGGTAGGGAGAAGAGATAGTGTAGTGGGGCACGGTCCCATAGGGACTGGGGAGGAGAGATGAAAGTGCCTGGAATCACAAATAAGTTGGATTAGATTATAATAAATTCGGAAGACATCCATGTccaatgatttttaatttccagtgaggcttaaggaaaaatgtaaagaaaaaaaaaaaggaaaactgtaaaGGATCAATCTCTGTAGGAaaggagagatagaaagagacaTAAGTAAACATTTCCTTGCATGCATGTGATGTGGCAAGCCCCAGGCCAGGAGCTTTACAACGTCACCTAATTCCGTCCCTACATCCACTCTGAGTGTGAACAGTTTGCTAGTGTCCAGTCCAGGATTCAAGTCCTGGTCTGCCCATCccacattttatttccattacaCCATATTGTCACAGGGATTCTGAGAGAATAGCCAAGCAGAATTGCAGGATCACCAGAAGATAGAAATCAGAAACTTTTAAGGAGACCTAATGGTCAGAGTCATGGATTCCAGCAGCCAAGGGATCTGTACTTGGTGACTGTCTACCGTACCttccaaaaacaataagaaaatttcTCCATTAGCAATCCCCTGagatacaaattttttttaagattttatttatttatttatttgacagggatagagacagccagcgagagggaacacaaggcagggggagtgggagaggaagaagcaggctcccagtggaggagcctgacgtggggctcgatcccaggactccgggatcatgccctgagctgaaggcagacacttaacgactgagccacccaggcaccccctgaaatACAAATTCTTGATGCCTGAATGTTTTATCACTGGAACCACATCAGGAGCCCAGATTTAAGAGAAAAGCTGAGGGAAAAACTTACTGAgatcaaaattaaacatttatctGCTCCAGAAACCCTGAAATATAAGTTGTTTTACTTCTTGGTTTGCTTTGAATTTTTGCACTGAAACATCTTTTTACTTCCATTCAGAAATTTGTGGGGtaggggtatctgggtggtgcagtcggttaagtatccaactcttggtttcagctcaggtcatgatcccagggtcgtgggattgagccccacatcaggctacccAGTCAGCattgagtctgcttaagactctctctccctctgcccttcccccataccccacaatctctctctctcaaaaaaacaaatcttaaaaaaaattatgggataTATTAAGGCTTAAACTGGTAAGGCGGAGTACCCAATGGATAGCTTCAGCATAACAGTTAACCTAATTTATCTTAATTGGTTAGTGACATTTGTGTAGGACCAAAAGTCAAAAAGTATAGCTATAGAGGAAATGGAGGAATCACCTTGTAGCGAGCTGCCCACTGCCCTGAAGAGCATCCTGGTATCTCACATGGGCTTGCAAGATTTATGATGAATGAAGACACAGAAGTGAACCAGGGATAATGAGTACAGGATCCTTTGGTACTATATTCTTGGGAGTGTATGTGCACAGAGGCAGTACCCATGCCCCTTTACACCATGCTTCTGAGGATACACAGAGCTTCTGAAACCTGTCTGATCCCAAGTTAAGAACTTCCCTTGAAGGCATAAACAGGCCACTCTGGGAACAGTCCCTGTGCTATCTTAGTACCTATCTATGCCTTGGCATCCTCCTCATTCTATCTGCCTGCTCTGGCTCCACACTCATTCTGACCAGCGTGTGGTCCACCACAACCAGTCTGTGGCTTTATCCCCCTGCCCCTGAGGATATTTCAGCCTACCCATGGTTCATCCTCAATCTTaattctgcctgagattctccttTCTCAGCCCTGTAAGTCAGGACTTATCAGGATTCCTGGGCTTGACCTCTAAGGTTTGTCCCTGCCCTTGTCTTAAAATCTCTGAACTCACACTCCTGCCAGAGTGAGCCTACCTACCTTACCATGGTTAGTGCTGCCAAATAGATTGTTTAAGCCCTCTGTGCTTTcatttcctcaactataaaatagtAGTATCTCGCCTTTTCTCTACCATCATGGTGTATGTGGTTGATTGCTATTTGCCATATCCTCTCACAAGAAATTCAGGATCAGGTAGTTCCTGGCCAAGAAACAAAGCAGAATCCTCACATCCCCCAGTGGATTTGGATGAAAACTGGTAATAAAATCAAGTACAACTCCAAGAGGAGACATTGGAGAACCACCAAGCTGGGTCCCTAAGGAATCACAGATGAGATGGCATACATAGTTATGCTGCATGAAGGTCACTTGTTCATATCATATCACTCTGTAAACATCACTACTACCTGAACAACAGAGAAGTTTTGTTGAGAagatgatttttctctgttactaTGCTGCTGCACCAGAGGCTGGTTCAGTAATAAATATGTGAGAccttttgtttgggaaaaaaaaaatagtagtgtCTCCCTAATTAAAGTGACAATATAGTCCCTACAACAAGGCCCTGGAAGATAGTaaatctcagtaaatatttacagttatCATCTTTATTATACATGTTTAAGCTTTGCTTTTGAATCTAAACATCAGTGTTCTCTATATGCTTTGGCTGGGCTCATAAAAGAGGGCAAGGGCAAATAAAGGTCGATTGCCACTGCAAAGATTCTTCTCACCACAGAGACCCTGCTTTTGCTAGGCATCTGGCAGGCAGCCTTCCCTGGGACTTAAGCAGGATCTCTGCCAGCTTTGCCTGGGTGACAGGGCAGCACAGAGATTCCATGACACAAAGATGCCATCAGAGCCCTATGGTAGCAGCAGGCATATTCAGAATATTCATTTATTGCTGTGAAGCTCTTGAGAGCctttaaagcaggaaaaagctgTGTATGTACAGATAGGAGCCTTCTGTGGGGAAAACTACcactttattatttctcattttgctcTCAGCTATCTTGGTATTTTAATTGTGTTTTCCTTATAAACATAAAGTCGTTAGAAGTCCAGAAGATTTTATTaggtaaagtttatttttatttagttagtgtCTATAAGCTGTAAGGCTCTATGCTTGATTCTTTGAGGGTTGCAGTAGATATTGTCCCTGCTACTTTACAGAAAAGGACAAGGGACTTACAGGATGTGTTAGAGATCCCCAGGACAACCCCTAGTGGTCATTCATTAGGACTTTTGGGATTTAGCATATAGCTTTACTCACAGATGAGTTGTATTTCAGCGACATAGTAAGGATACAGAGCTGGATCATAAGGGAGGAAAATACAGGCAGAGCCTGGTAGAATCCATGTGCAGGCTTACTTATGCTTTCTCCCTCACATGAGGGGACTCACACAGAGCACACTCTTTCAGCAATGAAAATGCAGCAATATCTGTGTAGTGTTTCTGCCCCCAGGACGCCCTTTAAAGACTCAGCCCCCAATGTTTATAGGGAGCTGTCACATAGGCACCCTCTGCTTACCATGTAGAAAATTCCCAGAAGGGAAGCAAATGTTCAGCATAAGTTATACTGCCCCACACAAACAGTCTAGGCACAGTGAGCCACCTTTAACTGTTGGGAACTCTTCGAAAACCAAATTCCCAGATGCCAGCCAAAGGCTGACCTTGCAAGCATACCTTTCTAAGATAGCAGTCTCAGGCCTGCTATGTTAACTCCTTTATGCATAGAGAAGTTGTCACATACGTACACACCAACTCTAATGCTAGCCTGTCAGAGGTACTGCATTAATGGTTAGATGTTAGCAGAGGAATAGATCCTTTCTGATTGATAGGGCCATAGAAGCCTTCATGACACTGCATGTTTGAGCTGGGCCTCAAAGGTTAGGCAGGGTTTGAGCAGAAGAGAGAAGTGGGGCGATAGGATGCAGTGAAAAAAGAATGCTTTTAGAGAAATGCAGGCAGGCAAACCCATCTGGCCTGAAACAAGGTACATTGAAGGAAGTAAAAGAATGtagggagacaggaagagaatAGATGCTAGAGGGTCTGGACTGCCAGGTGGAAGCTTATGAGCTTCATCTATAGAGCTGGAGTAGCACtgaggtttcttttttaagaaaagaagtcatattaaggagggcatgtattgcatggtgcactgggtgttatacgcaagtaatgaatcatggaactttacatcaaaaactagggatgtactgtatggtgactaacataatataataaaaaaattattataaaaaaaaaagaaaagaagtcatatAGTTCAAGCTGTCTTTGCAGAAGATACACATAGGGGTGATAATTCAGGCTGACCTGGAGGTTGAAGTGCCTAGAGATGGAAGGCTACTGAAGATACCTGGACACGTTCCCAGAGGGCCTGCGCTTCAGAATCTGCCCACTCATTTTTGGCCCACCTCATTCTATAGCAGATACATACAATACATGGGAAGGGTAAACTCTGACTATGTCTGTGCTATAAGAATGCCCTATAGAACCTTGGCTGGCAGGCCAGAGATAGATAAGTCTGTATTAACATGTGTGCTGAATTTGTGCTATAACACTGTAAATGCATAGAAGAGATTATGTTTACTGAAAAGTATTGTACAGCCTAACTGATCAAAGTACTCAGAAACTGCCAAATCCCCATTCCAAGCCTGCACAAATATCTGGCTGCCTTGTCCCAGCCACAAGCACAGGTAGAGCAAATCTCTGACCTTAGTACaccttctttcatgaagctgTAAGTACTTGATGCGCATATCTGGCTTTCAAGGCTGCCCACTCTCAGCAAAAAGTTCAGAAAAAGCCAAAGGGCAGACCGCATGGGCCCTGCTCACTGGCATTTCTTTGTAGTCTGACTTCCTGGATTCTTGTCCAATATCCCTGGCTATTGACGTCTCAGACTGCCTCACTTGGGCCGTATGCTCCTGGCTCACAGAATTTTGGCCTAGCTCATCTGTGCAGACCACAGACTTCCTTATCTATGCTTTGATTGCTAGGTTTTCAGAGGTCAACTTACCTCTCACATGCCCATTTCTAAGCCTTAGGGACTAAGAATGCCTACATCCAGGGAGTGCCGTTCCTAGATCTGGCCCTCTGAACACCTTTCCTTCAGCCCTCAAACCCCACCTATATATACTGACTCTAGTGTTGCTAGCATTATAATTTTGTACCTTGGAATAGTGCTGCTATATGGTAGTACAGAATCTCTTGTCCCAGTGACCCCCTACAGACCCTGTAGAACTTTATaggatgatagaaatgttctgtgtatgggggcgcctgggtggctcagtcgttaactgtctgccttcggctcaggtcatgatcctagggtcctgggatcaagccccgcatcgggctccctgctcagcaggaagcctgcttctccctctcccactccccctgcttgtgttccctctctcactgcctctctctctgtcaaataaataaaatcttaaaaaaaaaacaagaatgaaagaaagaaatgttctgTGTATAGCAGAACATTATGCTGTGCCTGAGCCACTAGCTTCACGTGGCTATTTAACACTTAAAGCATGGCTACTTTGACCTAGAAGTgagtttctaatttcatttaatttaactAATCTTAACTACAAATAACTACGTGTGGCTACCATATTATATAGCACAGCATAGACCTTATAGGCTGAGTGATCTGCTGAACTGGTTGTACAGGATCATGACAGAAAAGATCAATTGAGTCTGTGTGTACAGAATACCAACAGGAGGGAAAGACATGaagcaaaagaggaaaattaagaacaaaagagTCCTTCGTAGTCTCAGATGTATACATTTGTGTACATTAATAggtatgtaatattttattttattttatttttttatgatttttattttgttatattagtcaccatacagtacctccccagtttttgatgcaatgttccatgattcattatttgcatataacacccagtgcaccatgcaatatgtgctgtccttaatacccatcaccggcctatctcaatcccccaacccctctcctctgaagccctcagtttgtttcccagggtccacagtctttcatggttcattcccgcttctgtttaccccccaccTTCATTCTACCCTTCTTTCTCCTAtggatcttcctatttcttatgttccataaatgagtgaaaccatatgataattgtctttcactgcttgacttagcgtaatctcctccagtcccatccatgttgctacaaatgttctgtaatcgttctttctgatggctgaggaatattccattgtatatatggaccacatcttcttaatccggtcatctgttgaagggcatctcagctccttccacaatttggcttctgtggacaatgctgctatgaacattggggtacatatggcccttcttttcactacgtctgtatctttcgggtaaatacgcagtaatgcaattgctggatcatagggtagctcaatttttaactttttaagggacctccacactgttttccaaagtggctgtaccaacttggattcccaccaacagtgtaagagggaacccctttctccacattctctccaacatttgttgtttcctgccttgtcaatttttgccattctaactggtgtaaggtggtatcacaaggtggttttgatttcaatttccctgatggctaatga from Ursus arctos isolate Adak ecotype North America unplaced genomic scaffold, UrsArc2.0 scaffold_14, whole genome shotgun sequence includes:
- the LOC125283805 gene encoding LOW QUALITY PROTEIN: 60S ribosomal protein L39-like (The sequence of the model RefSeq protein was modified relative to this genomic sequence to represent the inferred CDS: inserted 1 base in 1 codon; substituted 1 base at 1 genomic stop codon), with the protein product MEESPCSELPTALKSILSSHKKFRIRXFLAKKXKQNPHIPQWIWMKTGNKIKYNSKRRHWRTTKLGP